In Malassezia restricta chromosome VII, complete sequence, the sequence AGTGTATGCACAAGAGGGGGCGAAAGCCATGGAGTATGTTTGAGCAACTTTGCTTTGATATCATCAAACGCATACTCGTACATATTCCGATACACCTGTTCCGTGCGGTTAGTTTGAATGAACTGTTTGACCAGGTATTCGTAGTAGGAATCGCCTCGTGAGCCGAGACGAATCTCAGACAAATAGAATTCACCATCGTGGGGACTCAAGAATATCGGCAGAATGCCGAAATTGGCTTCTTTGACAGTTTTCAAAGCCGCTTGCATAGGCCGCTCTGCAATTCTCCAATATTTTTGGTCGCCGGTGCGCTCAGCAAGGTACTTGAACTCGAGTTGAATGGTAGTAACCTCTGCTAAACTGCTAGAGCCATGGTTATCTTCATCATAAAAAGATTCACCTGTGTGAAGATTGATTTCACGCTTGGGAATACCGGAGGGCGTATCAAAAGCCGGCAACAGACGAGCCGCCAACTCCTGTGCACGTGTCAGGAAGAAGATAGAATCCTCGTGAGAGGCACGCAGGGTACCAGCAGGAGGATCGAGCATAAGTGCAGACGCAGAGAGTAGTCCACCCAAGATACGAATAGTCGTCTCGAATACATTCAGGCGGCCGTCCACATCCCAGGAAAGTTCGTCCCGAATCCAGTTCCGAGCATCCATATAATCTTCCTCCATACCGAGTATAATAAGTGTATCCAGAGCATCCACGATGGTGAATCCAACAGGACTTTCATCTTTCAAAAGAAGGTTCGTACCTGATTTGGAGAGTGGGTGATATTCGTCCATACCCCAGGCATTCCGCTTGTAGGCTCCCCAGGAAGACTGAAAAGCTACGCGTATAGCGTGAAGTTTTTCCTTATCTTGCTCCTGAATAGGATGAGTGGGAATCTTTCGTGCAGGTGGGAGTTGAAATGGAACGGTGGTGGGGCGCTCGCCGTCATAGAAATTAGCTGGTATATCGACAGGCACATACGGGGGTACAAAAAGCGACGCTAGCCAAATTTGTCGCACGATATACGCACCGAAAGCCAATAAAGTCGCTGAGATGAAGAAATAGCATTTATTCCAGCTTTTTTTCGGAGGGGCGGGAGGTCGTTGGCGAGCAGCCTTCTTGTTGCCCATGTCGGAGAAGGCTGAGGGCGGCGGCCCCAGTGTTTGTTGTCTCCACAAAAATGACACATGCGCGTTCTCCTGCACGGCCAACTAGAACCACCTTGGGAATCGTTGACGAGGCACACTGACTTTCGAGCCCCGTGCGATGCTATCTGCCTTTTTTTTGGTCAATGCCAATGGAAATGCACTCATAACGCGCATGATAAGAGATGATCTAAGGCCAGAAATTATTGATCAATTCCGTGTCTACGTGATTCAAAATCCAGCCATTCACACGCCTATGCTAACGCTGGGAGGAATCACATTTTTATGGATCCGACATATGGACTTGTGCATTGTTGCAGGCATTATGTCAAATACCAATCCTACCTTGGTTTTTGAATTCCTATTTCGTTTTGTGTCTGTGTGCAATGCAAGCATCGGGGAGCTGAATGAAGAGGCAGTTAAGAAGCACTTTATGCTGATTTATGAAATGTTGGACGAGATGATGGATTTTGGATATCCACTGAACACGGACATACAAAGACTCGAGACGTATATTGTGAGTGAAAACATACACGGTCTGGTGCCTGTGCGCCACAATGTGCGTCGCGTAACGACAGAATACCCGACAGATGTGGCATGGCGGCAGCGGGATGTAAAGTATCGAAAAAATCGTTGTTTCGTCGATGTTATAGAGAAGCTGAATCTAACCGTCAGCTCTCAGGGAATGATCGTGAAAGCGGATGTGGAAGGTGTTATCAGACTGCGCCCCTTCTTGTCAGGCATGCCTCATTGTCTTTTGAGTCTGAACTGCGCTGTCGGTCCGTCTGAGGGTCATACGGCCCTGTTTGTGAAGGTGGACGAATGCAAGTATCATCCGTGCGTAGGCTTCACGACGTCGAATGGTGACTCGTGTCTTTCTTTTGTTCCTCCGGATGATGAGTTTGAGCTGATGCGTTACACAGCAAAACGAAACGTGCGTTTGCCTGTCAGGATTCATGCTGTTATAAAGAAGAAGAATGAAAATGTATGGCAGTATCAATTGAATTTGCGCACATGTACCGAACAGCAATTGCATGTGACAGACGTGGTCATTCGGATTCCCACACCAAACAATGCAGTGCATGCCTCATGTGATGTACAGCTTGGAAAGGTCAAGTGGGATGCAAATGAGCAAGTGATTCTATGGCGGATTCCCCGGGTACAGGGCATGACTGAATGGATGCTTCGAGCGAATGTGCACATGACATCAGAAGCGATCACGCCACGGGAGCGACTTCCTCTTCAAGTGGATTTTACGGTGCCGTCGTTGACAGCGTCGGGTATCGCAGTGCGATACCTACAGATCACAGAACGCAGTAACTATCGTGCTATGAAATGGGTTCGCTACGAGACACATTCGCGGCAATCCTATTTGGTATATATCTAAGGAACATGACCTGCGAGGCGCCATTCATTGAACTGGGCTTCACCAAAGCGCAACAGAGACATGGTCCCTTGGTCTACAATGGCAACCACGACATTTCGACGACCCGCCTTCAAAGGAATGTACACGTTGGTACGCGTCTGCTTGACCTTGGCACAAGAGATACCCCATTTCGAGAGAAACGTTTGCAGAACATGTAGAATCCAAGTAAGACGCGAAATCAAGGAACGAAGCCGTGACGGGTTGCGGGTGGTGGCCGGTGGTACGCGGGCAGTTCGTTGCTTGCCATATGCACGCCTGTTTTGTGCACGGACTTCTGCAAGTTCCCTGTCATCGCCTTGTGAGCCTGTAGATGAAGGGATGGGAATGTGCGAGAAGAGCGTATCAAAGTCGTGTCCATTTAGCATGGGATGTTGGTCCGTTTCGAGAACGCATATGCGGAATTCCGGTGGTGGCGGATGTGTTCGCTTGAAGTGTGATGCCGGTCGCCACGCATAAAAGAAAGGCTGGAGTGATTCATCCTGGACGAGCTTTGTTGGTGACTTTGGTTCATCTGTTGCTACAATCCGCAGCGTGTCGAATACAGTATCGAATGAATCGGTGGCGGAGATGCCAAGTAGACCACGTTGCCTCGTGCATAATTTTCGGATACACCATCGAAGGAATTGATATATCATGGAACAAATACGTGTGCATGTACGCCACCAGCCTAACAAAAGCCCCACAAGTACGCTCTTTTTTGGTGTGGACAGTTTGGACGGGTCTGGGGCACGTAATTGATCcacgagcgatgcgcgctGTACAATGTATCCAAGACGCTTGAGGTATGCGTAAATTTGATAACGTGCCATGGTACAGCCTTCTTGACCCATCAAGTGAGAAAAGGCTTGAGAAACCGATATGGGTATACAAGACAGGAAGGCGTCAGCAGAGGGTACAGTGCCCGGTGTCTGAGTCCAGCGACAGTCCAGCGCGCCACGTTCGATCAGATAGATGGCTTCTTCGGGGAAGAGCTCTAAGCATGTTTGTTTTTGCCCACTCTCCACTCGTCGACGCTGTGAAACGCCCATATGCGTGCACGATTGACCTCGttgcgcatgcacaaatGCACGTTGAAAGTGTGGGTCCCAAGTGGCTGTACATAGAGTCTTGCTAGAATGAGCACGAGGAAGAGAGATCGTTGTGAATAGTGCATGTCGGCTCTGTTCCAAGACCTTGGTCTGACCACCGAATCCGGTTGGCTCGAAATCCTTTTCTCCACGCTTGGGAATAGATGGCGCGGAAGCATCCGTTGACATGCCGCCAGCCGACAGGTGCTTGGAAGACAGCGCTGAGAGAACGCGATAGTCTGGCATatcttcttcttcatccGAGTCACCCTGCGCAGGGGTCGCGCGGGCTACTTTGTCATCTTCCATGGTCCGCAATGGTGTTGAAAAAGCAAGCTGGTGGATCGTTGACTAAAAATAAGAATGGCGCACAAAATGCTGGGTCCACACAGGGCGGAGGTTGACAATCCCGCTTGCCGTGGCTGTAGACGTagcagcggcgcgtgtATTAACACGGTGGATGGATTTTGATGATCGGGTGCCTGAGCGCCCTGGCCCACGAGGCAAGACATTCGTTGGGCCATGGCTTGAGCAACAAGTTGTTTTATCCTTTGTCATCGGGCTGTTGGCCGTCCTGGTGTTTGGTGTGTGGAAGCGGCATTATCCATCTGTATATTTGGCGAGACATCATGCGCAAGGATCTGCTTTACCTTATGATCGGATGCGTAACAGCATGTTTGGCTGGATCTTACCCACTCTCTTGTATTCAGACCACAGCGTTCTTCACACTGTGGGATTGGATGGTGTCACAGCACTCCTCTTTTTCAAGATGGGCTTTATGTACTTGACGCTAACCAGCATCTGGGCCCTGTTCGTGCTGATGCCTGTGCATTTTTACACCAATGGCTGGGTTGATGGTGTCAAGCCAGGCGAGTCTTTGGGTGATTCGATTTTCTATCCCATGCGACGCTTGCGTAAACCAAAAGAGCCTCTGCCATTGCTTCCTTTGCCAACTATTGTTACGCGTGATACGCTGTATGAAAACACGCAACTCGTGAGCACATTTGCGTACTCGCTCCTCGCTATGTTCATGTTGTGGCGTGCCTATCGTGTGTTCATCTCTTTTCGACAGAGCCATTCAGGGTCGTTGGAACAGTCAGACACTTCGCGCACTGTGGAAGTGCATATGCTGCCTGATCACTTGTCTACAGATGAGGCGCTCATATCTTACTTTGAGAGCATTCGCCTGCCTGTCGAGAGTGTTTGCATCCTCAAGAATACATCGAGCCTGGACAAGTTGTTGCGGCAACGAGCTCGAGGTTTGTTCCGGTTAGAGCGTTTATGGTATTCGTGGCTTGGTGACGACAGCGCCGTGGAGAATTatgatccagcagcgatTGAGGATCAGACGTTGGCGATGTCAGAACCGCCCAAGCCGGGTGATGCACCGATGATTGGTACACATATTCGTGCGAATCGCCCGCGCCCTCGCGCTTATGTGCCTCTATGGAACTGGGCTGGAGAACATGTCGACGCCATTGATCAAGCATCTTATGAATTCGCGACCCTGGATAGAGCCGTGCGTGCATTACGTGACTCTCTCTTTCCTCACACGCACACTGCTTTTGTTACTTTCCAACATACATGGAGCGCGCAAATTGCGGGCCAGGTGGTGCATTACCCTTCGCCTGGTCGCATGCTGACGGAGCCGGCTGTGGAGCCACGAGACGTCATTTGGGAACACCAGGAAACGGCTGTATGGGACCGGAGAGTTCGGCAATGCATCATGGCGCTGAGTATGGCTATCTTTCTCTCGATCACGCTCTCATTGGATCTGATACTCGCATCTTTGGTCAATTTGAATGGGATCAAGGTCTATTTCCCATGGTTGGGGGATCTGATTGATGAAAATTTGCGCCTGCGTGCGTTTGTGCAAAACTCGCTCCCTACTCTGCTGCTGATTT encodes:
- a CDS encoding mannosyl-oligosaccharide alpha-1,2-mannosidase — its product is MGNKKAARQRPPAPPKKSWNKCYFFISATLLAFGAYIVRQIWLASLFVPPYVPVDIPANFYDGERPTTVPFQLPPARKIPTHPIQEQDKEKLHAIRVAFQSSWGAYKRNAWGMDEYHPLSKSGTNLLLKDESPVGFTIVDALDTLIILGMEEDYMDARNWIRDELSWDVDGRLNVFETTIRILGGLLSASALMLDPPAGTLRASHEDSIFFLTRAQELAARLLPAFDTPSGIPKREINLHTGESFYDEDNHGSSSLAEVTTIQLEFKYLAERTGDQKYWRIAERPMQAALKTVKEANFGILPIFLSPHDGEFYLSEIRLGSRGDSYYEYLVKQFIQTNRTEQVYRNMYEYAFDDIKAKLLKHTPWLSPPLVHTLEIYPRNRGKEWRAITKQDHLVCFLGGTMMLGASVMVNGTLLPPKQKYGGTRAMREDWRVGHELIRTCVDTYTNSATGLGAEIVFFRSTENATDRRAWVVKQANRQTNPEAGPPIDARNILRPETIESLYIAFQLTGDPIYREWGWQIFESFQHWCQVDGGVGGYAGIDNVDDVNHNQIDRMETFWLSETLKYFYLLFSERNILPFHTWVFNTEAHPLPIFTPSFLTKID
- a CDS encoding AP-2 complex subunit mu-1, with protein sequence MLSAFFLVNANGNALITRMIRDDLRPEIIDQFRVYVIQNPAIHTPMLTLGGITFLWIRHMDLCIVAGIMSNTNPTLVFEFLFRFVSVCNASIGELNEEAVKKHFMLIYEMLDEMMDFGYPLNTDIQRLETYIVSENIHGLVPVRHNVRRVTTEYPTDVAWRQRDVKYRKNRCFVDVIEKLNLTVSSQGMIVKADVEGVIRLRPFLSGMPHCLLSLNCAVGPSEGHTALFVKVDECKYHPCVGFTTSNGDSCLSFVPPDDEFELMRYTAKRNVRLPVRIHAVIKKKNENVWQYQLNLRTCTEQQLHVTDVVIRIPTPNNAVHASCDVQLGKVKWDANEQVILWRIPRVQGMTEWMLRANVHMTSEAITPRERLPLQVDFTVPSLTASGIAVRYLQITERSNYRAMKWVRYETHSRQSYLVYI
- a CDS encoding tRNA-splicing endonuclease subunit Sen54, which encodes MEDDKVARATPAQGDSDEEEDMPDYRVLSALSSKHLSAGGMSTDASAPSIPKRGEKDFEPTGFGGQTKVLEQSRHALFTTISLPRAHSSKTLCTATWDPHFQRAFVHAQRGQSCTHMGVSQRRRVESGQKQTCLELFPEEAIYLIERGALDCRWTQTPGTVPSADAFLSCIPISVSQAFSHLMGQEGCTMARYQIYAYLKRLGYIVQRASLVDQLRAPDPSKLSTPKKSVLVGLLLGWWRTCTRICSMIYQFLRWCIRKLCTRQRGLLGISATDSFDTVFDTLRIVATDEPKSPTKLVQDESLQPFFYAWRPASHFKRTHPPPPEFRICVLETDQHPMLNGHDFDTLFSHIPIPSSTGSQGDDRELAEVRAQNRRAYGKQRTARVPPATTRNPSRLRSLISRLTWILHVLQTFLSKWGISCAKVKQTRTNVYIPLKAGRRNVVVAIVDQGTMSLLRFGEAQFNEWRLAGHVP
- a CDS encoding calcium permeable stress-gated cation channel; this encodes MDFDDRVPERPGPRGKTFVGPWLEQQVVLSFVIGLLAVLVFGVWKRHYPSVYLARHHAQGSALPYDRMRNSMFGWILPTLLYSDHSVLHTVGLDGVTALLFFKMGFMYLTLTSIWALFVLMPVHFYTNGWVDGVKPGESLGDSIFYPMRRLRKPKEPLPLLPLPTIVTRDTLYENTQLVSTFAYSLLAMFMLWRAYRVFISFRQSHSGSLEQSDTSRTVEVHMLPDHLSTDEALISYFESIRLPVESVCILKNTSSLDKLLRQRARGLFRLERLWYSWLGDDSAVENYDPAAIEDQTLAMSEPPKPGDAPMIGTHIRANRPRPRAYVPLWNWAGEHVDAIDQASYEFATLDRAVRALRDSLFPHTHTAFVTFQHTWSAQIAGQVVHYPSPGRMLTEPAVEPRDVIWEHQETAVWDRRVRQCIMALSMAIFLSITLSLDLILASLVNLNGIKVYFPWLGDLIDENLRLRAFVQNSLPTLLLISINALVPVAMRYSTWFQRIRAYSHIEHSVLGMYYLYLLFSVVFVFLFTSARDMLNELSESPMHMIDKLAQSLPVARNFSLAYVIFQGLAIQPFQLVLLPNILLRQFESLFCVMTPRRWAHLLSAPTLTIGTLYPQALLIFTLCVLYSIVSPCINVFGALYFGIGYVVVKYQLLNVFDRPYDSHGHAWPLAVRRCIWAVVLFQVFQLSLFSVRKQVLNSLLIVPLIGYTIWFAFHVQKTFLPLTSFVNLHDIYAAEEELRHRNEAYQDEPHSHIPSGEEHPGRSSVMTSRSCLLSVSQRTYKQPSLTGPLPTLWLPHSRPTFLEPV